From a region of the Salvelinus fontinalis isolate EN_2023a chromosome 13, ASM2944872v1, whole genome shotgun sequence genome:
- the thy1 gene encoding thy-1 membrane glycoprotein, whose protein sequence is MYILATAVCLLGFASTQTVTKLTSCLTKEKNLRMDCKYELTAATPVPTCTYTQENSVVGSTDPAKSPDPTFKNRGAVAITEGITTCRLTLTGFSDDKPKNFTCTIKQKDTVSKTSTVEKKLLLQCSAWSEHGSMLMLTVTSLVMLLQAKWL, encoded by the exons ATGTACATCCTAGCCACAGCTGTCTGCCTGTTGG GCTTTGCCTCGACCCAGACGGTGACTAAGCTGACCTCCTGCCTGACGAAGGAGAAAAACCTGAGGATGGACTGTAAATACGAGCTGACAGCTGCGACACCAGTTCCTACCTGCACTTACACCCAGGAGAACAGTGTGGTGGGCAGCACAGACCCTGCTAAGAGTCCGGACCCCACCTTCAAGAACCGTGGTGCTGTCGCCATCACGGAAGGCATCACCACCTGCCGTCTCACCCTCACTGGCTTTTCCGACGACAAGCCCAAAAATTTCACCTGCACCATCAAGCAGAAAGACACGGTGTCAAAAACGTCCACTGTGGAAAAGA agCTACTCCTCCAGTGTTCAGCGTGGAGTGAGCATGGCAGCATGCTGATGTTGACTGTGACGTCCCTTGTTATGCTGCTGCAAGCCAAGTGGCTGTGA